In Rhodamnia argentea isolate NSW1041297 chromosome 4, ASM2092103v1, whole genome shotgun sequence, the following proteins share a genomic window:
- the LOC115728877 gene encoding LOW QUALITY PROTEIN: protein kinase PINOID 2 (The sequence of the model RefSeq protein was modified relative to this genomic sequence to represent the inferred CDS: deleted 1 base in 1 codon) gives MARSSKDDSDYDSSSGSSSLTVPRTGRRSWLSSGNLSSFNSSRRTSISSSSASSAADSSLSYSSSHHLKPHKSNHAAWEAMSRLRSSAAAGRVSLDHFRLLRRLGSGDIGNVYLCQIRNVAVEGALTSPAPEPAPPPCFYAMKVVDREALAARKKLQRADMEKEILGMLDHPFLPTLYAEFDAKHYSCLVMEFCPGGDLYAARLRQPGRQFSLSTAKFYAAEILLALEYLHMMGIIYRDLKPENVLVRDDGHIMLSDFDLSLKCDVVPRLIKHHNPVTITREFDATDRTPSCTSPIAPVLSCLLPSSSRRRRPTVTTTITLRPDNDHEEDNCYCYDAELVAEPVAARSRSFVGTHEYLAPEVISGQGHGSAVDWWTLGVFLYEMLYGRTPFKGENNEKTLVNILKAPLTFPRIGVSSAREYEEMVRVQDLIARLLAKNPKKRLGSARGSAEVKRHEFFRDVSWALIRTVRPPEVPGDSAFKLACRSTASSLPKLMSKKEREAPYQIPHHFEYF, from the exons ATGGCTCGCTCTTCGAAAGATGACTCCGACTACGACAGCAGCTCCGGCTCCTCCTCCCTCACCGTCCCCCGAACCGGCCGCCGCAGCTGGCTGAGCAGCGGCAACCTGAGCAGTTTCAACAGCAGCCGCCGCacctccatctcctcctcctccgcctcctccgccgccgacTCCTCCCTCTCCTACTCCTCCTCCCACCACCTCAAGCCCCACAAGTCCAACCACGCCGCCTGGGAGGCCATGAGCCGCCTCCGGTCATCCGCCGCTGCCGGCCGCGTCAGTCTCGACCACTtccgcctcctccgccgcctcgGCAGCGGCGACATCGGCAACGTCTACCTCTGCCAGATCCGGAACGTCGCCGTGGAGGGGGCGCTGACCTCCCCAGCACCGGAACCAGCACCCCCG CCGTGCTTCTACGCGATGAAGGTGGTGGACCGGGAGGCGCTAGCCGCGCGGAAGAAGCTGCAGCGAGCCGACATGGAGAAGGAGATACTGGGGATGCTGGACCACCCGTTCCTGCCGACGCTGTACGCCGAGTTCGACGCCAAGCATTACTCATGCCTGGTCATGGAGTTCTGCCCCGGCGGCGACTTGTACGCAGCCCGCCTCCGCCAGCCCGGCAGGCAGTTCAGCCTCTCGACCGCCAA GTTCTATGCGGCCGAGATCCTCTTGGCCTTGGAGTACCTCCACATGATGGGCATCATCTACCGGGACCTCAAGCCCGAGAACGTCCTCGTCCGCGACGACGGCCACATCATGCTCTCCGACTTCGACCTCTCCCTCAAGTGCGACGTCGTCCCGAGGCTAATCAAGCACCACAACCCCGTCACGATAACCCGAGAGTTCGACGCCACCGACCGCACTCCCTCCTGCACCTCCCCCATCGCGCCTGTGCTCTCGTGCCTCCTGCCCTCCTCCTCCCGGAGGAGAAGGCCTACCGTCACGACCACGATCACCCTCCGCCCCGACAATGACCACGAGGAGGACAATTGCTACTGCTACGATGCGGAGCTCGTGGCGGAGCCGGTCGCCGCTCGGTCGAGGTCCTTCGTCGGGACCCACGAGTACCTCGCCCCGGAGGTGATCTCGGGCCAGGGCCACGGGTCGGCCGTCGACTGGTGGACCCTCGGGGTATTCCTGTACGAGATGCTGTACGGGCGGACGCCGTTCAAGGGCGAGAATAACGAGAAGACCCTCGTCAACATCCTCAAGGCGCCGCTGACGTTCCCGAGGATCGGGGTCAGCAGCGCGAGGGAGTACGAGGAGATGGTCCGGGTGCAGGACCTGATCGCGAGGCTCCTCGCGAAGAACCCCAAGAAGCGGCTCGGGAGCGCGAGAGGGTCGGCCGAGGTCAAGAGGCACGAGTTCTTCCGGGACGTGAGCTGGGCCCTGATCCGGACCGTCCGGCCGCCGGAAGTCCCCGGCGACAGCGCGTTCAAGCTCGCGTGCAGGAGCACGGCGAGCTCGCTGCCGAAGCTAATGAgcaagaaggagagagaggctccGTATCAGATCCCTCATCACTTTGAGTATTTTTAA
- the LOC115731224 gene encoding protein BUNDLE SHEATH DEFECTIVE 2, chloroplastic isoform X1, which yields MIPKQLRSFGVGAAVILGGFVSLNVVSSITIGMLRSVAETKRKKSALPCMVCKGKGFYICKLCKGNATIQWSPLHDPIVINPCVCPTCDGNRIQRCLNCLGKGYS from the exons ATGATTCCGAAGCAGCTACGCTCCTTCGGTGTCGGTGCTGCTGTAATTCTTGGCGGCTTCGTCTCCCTCAACGTCGTCTCTAGTATCACCATCGGCATGCTTCGGTCCGTCGCGGAGACGAAACGG AAAAAGTCCGCGTTGCCTTGTATGGTGTGTAAAGGGAAAGGGTTCTACATATGCAAGCTGTGCAAAGGGAATGCCACGATCCAGTGGTCACCATTGCATGACCCCATAGTCATAAACCCCTGCGTTTGCCCTACTTGCGATGGAAACAG GATACAGCGTTGTCTGAACTGCTTGGGGAAGGGCTATAGTTGA
- the LOC115731224 gene encoding uncharacterized protein LOC115731224 isoform X2, which produces MIPKQLRSFGVGAAVILGGFVSLNVVSSITIGMLRSVAETKRKKSALPCMVCKGKGFYICKLCKGNATIQWSPLHDPIVINPCVCPTCDGNRFVKCIRYSVV; this is translated from the exons ATGATTCCGAAGCAGCTACGCTCCTTCGGTGTCGGTGCTGCTGTAATTCTTGGCGGCTTCGTCTCCCTCAACGTCGTCTCTAGTATCACCATCGGCATGCTTCGGTCCGTCGCGGAGACGAAACGG AAAAAGTCCGCGTTGCCTTGTATGGTGTGTAAAGGGAAAGGGTTCTACATATGCAAGCTGTGCAAAGGGAATGCCACGATCCAGTGGTCACCATTGCATGACCCCATAGTCATAAACCCCTGCGTTTGCCCTACTTGCGATGGAAACAGGTTTGTCAAGTGTATCC GATACAGCGTTGTCTGA